In one window of Shewanella goraebulensis DNA:
- the fadB gene encoding fatty acid oxidation complex subunit alpha FadB, with protein sequence MIYQSPTIQVELLEDNIAKLCFDAPGSVNKFDKETLSSLDAALESIKQNTSIQGLLLTSGKSTFIVGADITEFLGLFELDDATLLAWVEQASAVFDKLEDLPFPTASAVNGFALGGGCEAILATDLRIADTNARIGLPETKLGLIPGFGGTVRLPRVIGADNALEWITTGKDQRPEAALKVGAIDAVVAPENLEAAALQMLKDAIAEKLDWQSRRNRKLKALTLPKLEAMMSFATAKGMVFKVAGKHYPAPMMAVSVIEQAATLDRAEALKVENKAFIKLAKTEVATSLIGIFLNDQFVKGKAKKAGKLAKKVNNAAVLGAGIMGGGIAYQSASKGTPIVMKDIAQPALDLGLGEAAKLLTAQVKRGRSTPAKMAAVLNNITPALDYAPVKDADVVVEAVVEHPKVKASVLAEVEQFVADDAIIASNTSTISINLLAKSMKKPERFCGMHFFNPVHKMPLVEVIRGENSSEETIASVVAYASKMGKTPIVVNDCPGFFVNRVLFPYFAGFSGLLADGADFAKVDKVMEKQFGWPMGPAYLLDVVGLDTGHHAQAVMAEGFPDRMGKNGKDAIDIMFESQRFGQKNTKGFYSYSVDRRGKPKKDLDPTSYELLGKEFGELKDFETDEIIARCMIPMVIETVRCLEEGIIASPAEGDMGLVYGIGFPPFRGGVFRYLDTMGVANFVAMADKFAHLGGLYQVTDAMRELAATNGTYYPA encoded by the coding sequence ATGATCTACCAAAGTCCTACAATTCAAGTAGAGTTATTAGAGGATAACATTGCCAAGTTGTGTTTCGATGCACCTGGCTCAGTTAACAAATTCGATAAAGAAACTCTCTCTTCATTAGATGCTGCTCTTGAAAGCATCAAGCAAAACACTAGCATTCAAGGTTTATTACTAACATCAGGTAAAAGTACCTTTATTGTTGGTGCCGATATTACTGAATTCCTAGGTTTGTTCGAACTAGATGATGCAACACTATTAGCTTGGGTTGAACAAGCTAGTGCGGTATTTGATAAACTTGAAGACTTACCTTTCCCAACAGCTTCTGCTGTTAACGGGTTTGCACTTGGTGGTGGTTGTGAAGCCATTCTTGCTACTGACTTACGTATCGCAGATACCAATGCTCGTATCGGCTTACCAGAAACCAAGTTAGGTCTTATTCCTGGTTTTGGTGGCACAGTTCGTTTACCTCGTGTAATTGGTGCAGATAACGCTCTTGAGTGGATTACCACAGGTAAAGACCAACGTCCTGAAGCTGCATTAAAAGTTGGCGCAATTGACGCTGTAGTGGCTCCAGAGAATTTAGAAGCAGCAGCATTGCAAATGCTTAAAGATGCTATTGCTGAAAAGCTTGATTGGCAGTCTCGTCGTAATCGCAAGCTTAAGGCATTAACCTTACCTAAGCTTGAAGCAATGATGTCATTCGCCACAGCTAAAGGCATGGTATTCAAAGTTGCAGGCAAACATTACCCAGCACCAATGATGGCTGTTAGCGTCATTGAGCAAGCAGCAACACTTGACCGCGCTGAAGCACTAAAAGTTGAAAACAAAGCATTCATCAAGTTAGCAAAAACTGAAGTAGCAACCTCACTGATTGGTATTTTCTTAAATGATCAATTTGTAAAAGGTAAAGCTAAAAAAGCAGGCAAGCTTGCTAAGAAAGTAAACAATGCAGCCGTACTAGGTGCTGGCATCATGGGCGGCGGTATTGCTTACCAAAGCGCAAGTAAAGGCACACCGATTGTTATGAAAGACATCGCACAGCCTGCGTTAGATTTAGGCTTAGGCGAAGCTGCTAAATTGTTAACTGCACAAGTTAAACGTGGCCGCTCTACTCCAGCTAAAATGGCTGCGGTTCTTAATAACATCACTCCAGCTTTAGATTACGCGCCAGTTAAAGATGCTGACGTTGTCGTTGAAGCCGTTGTTGAGCATCCAAAAGTTAAAGCATCTGTACTTGCTGAAGTTGAACAATTCGTTGCAGATGATGCCATCATCGCATCAAACACCTCGACCATTTCAATTAACTTACTAGCGAAAAGCATGAAAAAACCTGAGCGTTTTTGTGGCATGCACTTCTTTAACCCTGTGCATAAAATGCCTTTGGTTGAAGTTATTCGTGGTGAAAATTCATCTGAAGAAACCATTGCTTCTGTTGTCGCTTACGCGAGCAAAATGGGTAAAACACCCATCGTTGTTAACGATTGCCCAGGCTTCTTCGTTAACCGCGTATTGTTCCCATACTTTGCAGGTTTCAGTGGCTTATTAGCCGATGGTGCTGACTTTGCTAAAGTCGATAAAGTGATGGAGAAGCAGTTCGGTTGGCCAATGGGTCCTGCTTACTTACTTGATGTTGTTGGTTTAGATACAGGACATCATGCACAAGCAGTCATGGCTGAAGGCTTCCCAGATCGCATGGGTAAGAATGGTAAAGATGCTATCGATATCATGTTTGAAAGCCAACGTTTTGGCCAGAAGAACACTAAAGGTTTCTACTCTTACTCTGTTGACCGTCGCGGAAAACCGAAAAAAGATTTAGATCCAACAAGCTACGAGTTGCTTGGTAAAGAATTTGGTGAACTAAAAGACTTTGAAACTGATGAGATTATCGCACGCTGTATGATCCCAATGGTTATCGAAACGGTTCGCTGTTTAGAAGAAGGCATTATTGCTTCTCCAGCTGAAGGCGATATGGGCCTTGTTTACGGTATTGGTTTCCCACCATTTAGAGGCGGTGTATTCCGTTACTTAGATACTATGGGTGTCGCTAACTTTGTCGCAATGGCTGACAAATTTGCACACTTAGGTGGCCTATATCAAGTGACTGACGCAATGCGTGAGCTTGCAGCTACTAACGGCACATACTACCCAGCCTAA
- the fadA gene encoding acetyl-CoA C-acyltransferase FadA: MKNAVIVDCIRTPMGRSKAGVFRNVRAETLSAELMKSLLSRNSKLDPNDIEDVIWGCVQQTLEQGFNIARNAALLAGIPKSAGAVTVNRLCGSSMDALHQATRAIMTGQGDTFIVGGVEHMGHVPMNHGVDFHPGLASNVAKASGMMGLTAEMLGKMHGITREQQDAFAVRSHQRAHAATVEGRFDSEIVPVEGHDANGALIKVTHDEVIRPETSLESLSGLRPAFDPANGTVTAGTSSALSDGASAMLVMEEEKAKALGLPIRARIRSMAVAGCDAAIMGYGPVPATKKALARAGLNIDDMDVIELNEAFAAQSLPCVKDLGLTDVVDEKVNLNGGAIALGHPLGCSGTRISTTLINLMEAKDAKYGLATMCIGLGQGIATIFERVDS, encoded by the coding sequence ATGAAAAACGCTGTAATCGTCGACTGCATTCGTACTCCGATGGGCCGCTCTAAGGCTGGAGTATTTAGAAATGTACGAGCAGAAACTCTTTCTGCTGAACTAATGAAATCATTATTAAGCCGCAACAGTAAACTTGATCCAAATGACATCGAAGATGTTATCTGGGGTTGTGTGCAACAAACTTTGGAACAAGGTTTTAATATCGCACGTAATGCTGCGTTATTGGCTGGGATTCCAAAATCAGCCGGTGCTGTAACCGTAAACCGTTTATGTGGTTCATCAATGGATGCGCTTCACCAAGCCACTCGCGCCATCATGACAGGTCAAGGCGACACCTTCATCGTCGGTGGTGTTGAGCATATGGGTCACGTACCAATGAACCATGGCGTAGACTTCCATCCTGGTCTTGCAAGTAACGTTGCTAAAGCCTCAGGTATGATGGGTTTAACCGCTGAAATGCTTGGCAAAATGCATGGAATTACTCGTGAGCAACAAGATGCATTTGCTGTGCGTTCACATCAACGTGCCCATGCGGCAACTGTTGAAGGTCGTTTTGATAGTGAGATCGTACCGGTTGAAGGTCACGATGCTAATGGTGCACTAATCAAGGTGACTCACGATGAAGTTATCCGCCCAGAAACGTCACTTGAATCTTTATCTGGATTGCGCCCTGCGTTTGACCCAGCTAACGGTACAGTAACAGCTGGTACTTCTTCAGCTTTATCTGATGGCGCTTCTGCAATGTTAGTTATGGAAGAAGAAAAAGCCAAAGCACTAGGCCTACCTATTCGTGCTCGCATCCGTTCAATGGCTGTTGCCGGTTGTGATGCTGCAATCATGGGTTACGGCCCAGTTCCTGCAACGAAGAAAGCTCTGGCTCGTGCAGGTCTTAACATTGATGATATGGACGTAATTGAGTTGAACGAAGCGTTCGCTGCTCAGTCTCTTCCATGTGTTAAAGACTTAGGTCTAACCGATGTGGTTGATGAGAAAGTGAACTTAAATGGCGGCGCAATTGCATTAGGTCACCCATTAGGTTGTTCAGGTACTCGTATTTCAACGACCTTGATTAACTTGATGGAAGCTAAAGATGCGAAATATGGTCTTGCAACTATGTGTATTGGTTTAGGCCAAGGTATTGCGACTATTTTTGAGCGTGTAGATAGTTAG
- the tusA gene encoding sulfurtransferase TusA has translation MSEIFSTAEHHLDALGLRCPEPVMMIRKTVRKMAEGETLLITADDPATTRDIPSFCEFMDHTLIASDTEQTPYKYMIKKGL, from the coding sequence ATGAGCGAAATTTTTTCTACAGCAGAGCATCACCTAGATGCACTTGGTTTGCGTTGTCCAGAACCTGTAATGATGATCCGTAAAACAGTCCGGAAAATGGCTGAAGGTGAAACCTTGTTGATCACTGCTGACGACCCTGCAACTACCAGAGATATCCCAAGTTTTTGTGAATTTATGGATCACACACTGATTGCAAGTGACACTGAACAAACGCCATATAAATATATGATCAAAAAAGGACTTTAA
- a CDS encoding amidohydrolase family protein gives MFTSKIKPLYTAMALSLASASLAVNATEETEKWQVNAPANAPLEKLQIDVTEGTWMNISVSPDGKTIVFDLLGDIYQMPISGGEAKKLASGIAWQMQPVYSPDGKQIAFTSDEDGGDNIWVMNADGSNQRAVTSETFRLLNSPAWSPDSQYLVARKHFTASRSLGAGEVWMYHVAGGEGVKLTERPNDQKDLGEPAYSPDGRYIYFSQDATPGKTFHYSKDSVKGIYKIKRYDTQTGDIEVLIEGTGGAIRPTPSPDGTKLAYIKRDGFQSTLYLLDLKSGKHTKLYGDLDRDMQETWAIHGVYPTMSWTQDNEEIVFWAKGKINKLNVEDQEVENIPFSVKTELDVQPSVRFTQNLDQDEFDVKMLRMAQVSPNGEKVVFEALGKLWIRDIEDGKQKRLTRLDDDINELFPQWSRDGKNIVFTTWNDQDQGTVSIVSAKGGRSKELTSEPGKYVEPTFSPDGKVVVYRKAKGGYVTPRTWSQEPGLYKVDIKKKKNIKITASGYQPQFGADSKRVFFMDYGETPELSSISLDGFEKRTHYTSEHATEFRVSPNGEHLAFSERFRVYVTPFAKHGETVRISPKATNLPLTQLSVRAGESISWNNKSNELYWTLGPDLYQAAVDTQYAKTEDEIKPTVTAIGFKEKADVPRGTIAFVGGKVITMENDQVIENGVVIVTDNKIVSVGDASVTIPKGAQVIDIKGKTLMPGLFDAHAHGGQADDEIIPQQNWQLYSGLSLGVTAIHDPSNDTTEIFAASEQQKAGNIVGPRIFSTGTILYGANAPGYTSHVDSLDDAKFHLERLKKVGAFSVKSYNQPRRNQRQQVIQAARELEMMVVPEGGSLLQHNLSMIADGHTTIEHSLPAGSIYSDIKQFWSQTEVAYTPTLVVAYGGISGEHYWYDKTDVWAHPRLSMYVPSDILNARSMRRTKAPDAHYNHFNVARVANELNDIGIHPNIGAHGQREGLAAHWEMWMFAQGGMSNMDVLKTATINPAKTFGMDHQIGSIKAGKLADLIVIDGNPLEDIRTTDKVTYTMANGKIYNAETMDQLNGEEIKRKPFFFETVK, from the coding sequence ATGTTTACCTCAAAAATAAAACCACTCTATACCGCGATGGCGCTGAGTTTAGCCAGTGCTTCGCTTGCTGTTAACGCCACAGAAGAAACTGAAAAATGGCAAGTTAACGCTCCTGCAAACGCACCTTTAGAAAAACTACAGATTGATGTTACCGAAGGCACGTGGATGAATATCAGTGTTTCTCCTGACGGGAAAACCATTGTGTTTGATTTACTAGGTGACATATACCAAATGCCAATCAGTGGCGGGGAAGCAAAAAAGCTAGCTTCTGGAATTGCTTGGCAAATGCAACCTGTCTACAGCCCAGATGGAAAGCAAATAGCGTTCACATCTGATGAAGACGGCGGCGATAATATTTGGGTAATGAATGCTGATGGTAGCAATCAACGTGCAGTAACCTCTGAAACATTCCGTTTATTAAACAGCCCCGCATGGAGCCCTGACTCACAATACTTGGTTGCACGTAAACACTTTACTGCAAGCCGAAGCTTAGGTGCTGGTGAAGTTTGGATGTATCACGTAGCTGGTGGTGAAGGTGTTAAATTAACTGAACGCCCTAATGATCAAAAAGATTTAGGTGAGCCAGCTTATTCGCCTGATGGCCGATATATCTACTTCAGCCAAGATGCTACACCGGGTAAAACATTCCACTACTCAAAAGATTCGGTTAAAGGCATTTATAAAATTAAGCGCTACGATACTCAAACCGGTGATATTGAAGTATTAATTGAAGGCACTGGTGGTGCAATTCGCCCAACGCCAAGTCCAGATGGAACTAAACTCGCTTACATCAAGCGCGATGGTTTCCAATCAACACTGTATTTACTGGACTTAAAGTCAGGTAAACATACTAAACTTTACGGTGACCTTGACCGCGACATGCAAGAAACATGGGCTATTCACGGCGTTTACCCAACCATGTCATGGACACAAGACAATGAAGAGATTGTTTTCTGGGCCAAAGGTAAAATAAACAAACTAAACGTTGAGGACCAAGAAGTTGAGAATATTCCTTTCTCCGTCAAAACAGAACTGGATGTCCAACCTTCTGTACGCTTTACTCAAAACCTTGACCAAGACGAGTTTGATGTAAAAATGCTGCGTATGGCGCAAGTATCACCTAATGGCGAAAAGGTAGTATTTGAAGCATTAGGTAAACTTTGGATCCGTGACATTGAAGATGGTAAACAAAAACGTTTAACTCGTTTAGATGACGATATTAATGAGCTTTTCCCACAATGGTCTCGCGATGGGAAAAATATTGTATTTACAACTTGGAATGATCAAGACCAAGGAACTGTCAGCATTGTTAGTGCTAAAGGCGGACGCAGTAAAGAATTGACCAGCGAGCCGGGTAAATATGTAGAGCCAACCTTTTCTCCTGATGGCAAAGTTGTTGTATACCGTAAAGCTAAAGGCGGATACGTGACACCTCGAACTTGGTCGCAAGAGCCTGGTTTGTATAAAGTTGATATAAAGAAAAAGAAAAACATCAAAATTACAGCTAGTGGCTACCAACCTCAGTTCGGTGCAGATTCAAAACGTGTTTTCTTTATGGATTATGGTGAGACACCTGAACTATCGTCAATTAGCTTAGACGGCTTCGAAAAACGCACCCATTACACCAGTGAACATGCAACAGAGTTTCGTGTATCGCCTAACGGTGAACATTTAGCTTTCTCTGAACGTTTCCGTGTTTACGTTACTCCATTTGCTAAGCACGGTGAAACGGTTCGTATAAGCCCTAAAGCAACTAACCTTCCTTTAACTCAATTAAGTGTCCGTGCTGGCGAGAGCATAAGTTGGAATAATAAGAGCAATGAACTTTATTGGACTCTTGGGCCTGACTTATATCAAGCCGCTGTTGATACTCAATATGCTAAGACTGAAGATGAAATAAAACCAACAGTCACTGCTATTGGTTTTAAAGAAAAGGCAGATGTTCCACGTGGAACAATCGCCTTTGTTGGCGGTAAAGTTATTACCATGGAAAATGATCAAGTCATTGAAAATGGTGTAGTCATCGTTACTGACAATAAGATTGTTAGTGTTGGTGATGCTAGCGTAACCATACCGAAAGGTGCACAGGTTATCGATATTAAAGGTAAAACTTTGATGCCTGGTTTATTCGATGCTCACGCTCATGGTGGTCAAGCTGACGATGAAATCATACCTCAACAAAACTGGCAGTTATACTCTGGTCTATCGTTAGGCGTTACAGCAATTCATGATCCATCAAATGATACGACTGAAATCTTTGCAGCATCAGAGCAGCAAAAGGCAGGCAATATTGTCGGCCCACGTATATTCTCAACGGGTACCATTTTATATGGTGCAAATGCTCCAGGATATACGTCTCATGTCGACTCGTTAGATGATGCTAAATTTCACTTAGAGCGCCTAAAGAAAGTCGGTGCTTTTAGTGTGAAGAGTTATAACCAACCACGTCGTAACCAACGTCAGCAAGTAATACAAGCTGCACGTGAACTAGAAATGATGGTTGTGCCTGAAGGCGGAAGCTTACTACAACATAACTTATCAATGATTGCTGATGGTCATACAACTATCGAGCATTCACTTCCAGCGGGTTCAATCTACAGTGATATTAAGCAATTCTGGAGTCAAACAGAAGTTGCCTATACACCTACTCTAGTTGTTGCCTACGGTGGTATTTCAGGTGAACACTATTGGTATGATAAGACCGATGTTTGGGCTCACCCTCGCCTAAGCATGTATGTACCAAGTGATATATTGAATGCTCGTTCGATGCGCAGAACTAAAGCACCAGATGCGCATTACAATCATTTTAATGTTGCTCGTGTAGCCAATGAACTTAATGACATTGGAATCCATCCAAATATCGGTGCTCATGGTCAACGTGAAGGCTTAGCCGCACATTGGGAAATGTGGATGTTTGCCCAAGGTGGTATGAGCAATATGGACGTACTTAAAACAGCTACGATTAATCCAGCTAAAACCTTTGGTATGGACCATCAAATAGGTTCAATTAAAGCAGGTAAATTGGCTGACTTAATTGTCATTGATGGCAATCCATTAGAAGATATTCGCACTACGGATAAAGTCACTTACACTATGGCTAACGGTAAAATATATAACGCTGAAACTATGGATCAGTTAAATGGTGAAGAGATAAAACGTAAGCCATTTTTCTTTGAAACTGTTAAATAG
- a CDS encoding DNA-3-methyladenine glycosylase I gives MDQKRCAWLSNDSLYIDYHDNVWGRPVYDSIQLFEKLCLDGQQAGLSWITILKKQHNYQALFANFDPKIIATFDDEKVEQLLLNPGIVRNRLKVNSIIRNAKAYLAFVDAGNDFSTFLWDFVGGKPKVNHFSSMSEVPAQTVESEAMSKALKKLGFNFVGPTICYAFMQAVGMVNDHTTDCFRYGK, from the coding sequence ATGGATCAGAAACGTTGTGCTTGGTTAAGTAATGACTCTCTTTATATCGATTATCACGATAATGTTTGGGGAAGGCCAGTTTATGATTCTATCCAGCTATTTGAGAAGTTATGCCTTGATGGACAGCAAGCGGGACTGTCATGGATTACCATTTTAAAAAAGCAGCATAATTACCAAGCTTTGTTCGCCAATTTTGACCCTAAGATTATTGCTACTTTTGACGATGAGAAAGTAGAACAACTACTGTTAAATCCAGGGATTGTTAGAAATCGTTTGAAGGTCAATTCTATAATTAGAAATGCTAAAGCATATTTGGCCTTTGTAGATGCAGGCAATGACTTCTCTACTTTCTTATGGGATTTCGTTGGTGGTAAGCCTAAGGTTAATCATTTCAGTTCAATGTCAGAAGTTCCAGCACAAACTGTTGAATCAGAAGCGATGTCAAAAGCACTTAAAAAGCTCGGCTTTAACTTTGTTGGACCAACGATTTGTTATGCATTTATGCAAGCGGTAGGTATGGTTAACGATCATACAACAGATTGTTTTCGCTATGGAAAGTGA
- a CDS encoding MOSC domain-containing protein: MSTLKAIAYKTAKKGQMNPVFCANVSLLKGVENDVFGRPGKRQVTVMSLEQWQTACQEIKADLDWLTRRANILIDNYQFSVADVGKHISIGNDVTLLITGETDPCAKMEMAHSGLEKALQPYWRGGVTCKVVSEGLIQVDDKVTIT; the protein is encoded by the coding sequence ATGTCGACACTCAAAGCTATTGCTTACAAAACCGCAAAAAAAGGCCAAATGAATCCAGTATTTTGCGCCAACGTAAGCCTGCTCAAAGGTGTTGAAAATGATGTATTTGGTCGTCCAGGTAAGCGTCAAGTCACTGTGATGTCATTAGAACAATGGCAAACAGCTTGTCAGGAAATTAAAGCTGATTTAGATTGGCTAACTCGCCGCGCTAATATTTTAATAGATAACTATCAATTTAGCGTTGCAGATGTAGGTAAACACATTTCTATTGGTAATGATGTGACCTTACTTATCACTGGTGAAACAGATCCTTGCGCCAAGATGGAAATGGCTCATTCTGGATTAGAGAAAGCGCTACAACCATACTGGCGTGGTGGCGTAACCTGTAAAGTTGTCAGTGAAGGCTTAATTCAGGTTGATGATAAAGTAACGATTACCTAG